A genomic region of Ignavibacteria bacterium contains the following coding sequences:
- a CDS encoding T9SS type A sorting domain-containing protein: MNKLKNILYSASILLFFAFTFQSIPPGWFQQIRPVNDVINDIFFLDSLNGWAVTNGSFNTNDTAYIFKTTNGGDNWLINFSSVEKLNVIQFVNENTGYVGGGSNGGAMLTFLKTTNTGLNWQRLTVPDGVYISDIFFYNSDTGWICDGDGLFGGLYKTTNGGMSWQLQIGSSARPQRMFFLSNDTGWFVNSASSGSLYRTTNSGINWNLQYNFSTQINDVYFLNALTGIVSSIEMYRTTNGGFNWIQTTTSVGGIKISFATDSIGWAGSNFQRITKTTNMGQSWFYQSTPISNPSVSAYDSLKVWAGGAGIIHTTDGGSLSALEQIGNEMPIEYELFQNYPNPFNPSTKIRFSVKRQTSNVKLLIYNSIGEFISELFNGNLLAGTYEVQFTANNLSSGIYYYTLITDNFKETKKMLLLK; the protein is encoded by the coding sequence GTGAACAAACTCAAGAATATTTTATACTCCGCAAGCATACTTCTCTTCTTTGCTTTCACATTTCAAAGCATTCCGCCGGGATGGTTTCAACAGATTAGACCTGTTAATGATGTTATCAATGATATTTTCTTTTTAGACAGCTTAAACGGATGGGCAGTTACTAACGGTTCGTTTAATACAAACGATACGGCTTATATTTTTAAAACAACAAACGGAGGAGATAACTGGCTTATTAATTTTTCTAGTGTCGAAAAATTAAACGTTATTCAATTTGTTAATGAAAATACTGGATATGTTGGCGGAGGATCGAATGGAGGTGCAATGCTAACTTTTTTAAAAACTACAAATACGGGACTAAACTGGCAGAGATTAACAGTTCCTGATGGAGTTTATATAAGTGATATATTTTTCTATAACAGTGATACAGGATGGATTTGTGATGGTGATGGCTTATTTGGAGGTTTATATAAAACAACAAATGGTGGAATGAGTTGGCAGTTACAGATAGGCAGTTCTGCGAGACCGCAAAGAATGTTTTTCTTGAGTAATGATACGGGATGGTTTGTAAATAGTGCTTCATCAGGCAGTTTATACAGAACAACTAATTCAGGAATAAACTGGAATTTGCAATATAATTTTTCCACTCAAATAAATGACGTCTATTTTTTAAATGCGTTAACCGGAATAGTTTCAAGCATAGAAATGTATAGAACAACTAATGGTGGTTTTAATTGGATTCAGACAACAACGTCAGTTGGAGGAATTAAGATAAGTTTTGCAACAGATTCAATTGGATGGGCGGGTTCAAACTTTCAGAGAATAACTAAAACAACTAATATGGGTCAATCTTGGTTTTATCAGTCTACGCCTATAAGTAACCCTAGTGTCAGCGCATATGATAGTTTGAAAGTTTGGGCAGGAGGTGCTGGTATTATTCACACTACCGACGGCGGTAGCCTTTCAGCACTTGAGCAAATAGGAAACGAAATGCCAATTGAATATGAATTATTCCAGAACTATCCTAATCCTTTTAATCCTTCTACAAAAATCAGATTTTCGGTCAAACGTCAGACGTCAAACGTGAAACTATTAATTTACAATTCTATTGGAGAATTTATCTCAGAATTATTTAATGGGAATTTATTGGCAGGAACATATGAAGTCCAATTTACTGCGAACAATTTATCAAGTGGAATATATTACTACACACTCATAACAGACAATTTTAAAGAAACAAAAAAGATGTTATTGCTTAAATAA
- a CDS encoding type II toxin-antitoxin system antitoxin SocA domain-containing protein translates to MIDQKTKDLILYLVNELKDKEDFGATLLNKTLLYIDFLHYYNTGKPLTSFEYIHQQYGITPKFNQLQPIINELIAEKKIKREVKKIGTKDAKKLVPEGMIEYPQFSETEAKTILEGINYIRDKNASEMTDNHHRGLAWRLTKGFENIPFNALLLTKSDEITDEDLEWINNSFKNWQNRANYTKL, encoded by the coding sequence ATGATAGACCAAAAAACAAAAGATTTAATTCTTTATCTTGTAAATGAATTAAAAGATAAAGAGGATTTTGGAGCTACACTTTTAAACAAGACACTTTTATATATTGATTTCTTGCATTATTATAACACTGGTAAGCCATTAACCTCTTTTGAGTATATCCATCAACAATATGGAATAACTCCTAAATTTAATCAACTACAACCGATAATTAATGAATTAATTGCTGAGAAAAAAATCAAAAGGGAAGTAAAAAAAATAGGCACCAAAGACGCAAAAAAATTAGTTCCCGAGGGAATGATTGAATATCCACAATTTAGCGAGACAGAGGCTAAGACTATTTTAGAAGGCATTAATTACATTAGAGACAAAAATGCGTCAGAAATGACCGATAATCACCATAGGGGTTTAGCTTGGCGATTAACAAAAGGTTTTGAGAATATTCCTTTCAATGCGTTATTATTAACCAAATCAGATGAGATTACAGATGAGGATTTGGAGTGGATAAATAATAGTTTCAAAAATTGGCAGAACAGAGCGAATTATACCAAATTATAA
- a CDS encoding IS1595 family transposase: MKEFKSLVDLLKAFPDEQSCRDFVEKLRWNGKPECPHCKHNEVYKFKDGKLWKCKKCRKQFTVKVGTIFEDSALPLIKWFMAMYLLTAHKKGISSLQLSKDIGITQKSAWHMLHRLRYAMTTKEFNKPLSNTVECDETYVGGKNKFKHWNKKSEGTGFQDKQAVFGMIERKGNVIALPVVKADAVTLVPIILDNVDRNATIMTDEFGGYYHLGKIYKEHGVINHQSKMYVRGEVHTQCIDNFWSLLKRGIIGIYHQVSPKHLHRYCNEFAYRFNTKESSDVNRFAYTFSQINGKLQYKTLINN, encoded by the coding sequence ATGAAAGAATTTAAAAGTTTGGTTGATTTGTTAAAAGCGTTCCCAGATGAGCAAAGTTGCAGAGACTTTGTAGAGAAATTAAGATGGAACGGCAAACCTGAATGTCCTCACTGCAAACATAACGAAGTATATAAATTCAAAGACGGCAAGTTATGGAAGTGTAAAAAATGCCGTAAGCAATTCACCGTAAAAGTCGGAACGATATTTGAAGATAGTGCTTTGCCATTAATTAAATGGTTTATGGCAATGTATTTATTAACAGCACACAAAAAGGGTATCAGTTCATTACAGTTAAGCAAAGACATAGGAATTACGCAAAAATCAGCTTGGCATATGCTTCATAGATTACGCTACGCAATGACAACAAAAGAATTTAATAAACCGTTAAGCAATACCGTAGAATGCGACGAAACGTATGTCGGTGGTAAAAACAAATTTAAACATTGGAATAAAAAATCAGAGGGAACGGGATTTCAAGATAAACAGGCAGTATTTGGAATGATTGAAAGGAAAGGAAATGTTATTGCTTTGCCTGTAGTAAAAGCCGATGCCGTTACCTTAGTTCCTATTATCTTAGACAACGTAGATAGAAACGCAACGATAATGACAGATGAGTTTGGCGGATATTATCATTTAGGAAAAATCTATAAAGAACACGGTGTAATAAATCACCAATCAAAAATGTATGTAAGAGGTGAAGTTCATACACAATGTATAGATAATTTTTGGAGTTTATTAAAGCGTGGAATTATCGGAATTTACCATCAAGTTTCACCGAAGCATTTACACAGATATTGCAATGAGTTTGCTTATAGATTTAACACAAAAGAGAGTTCCGACGTTAATAGATTTGCATATACATTCAGTCAAATTAACGGTAAATTGCAATATAAGACGTTAATTAATAATTGA
- a CDS encoding cobalamin B12-binding domain-containing protein encodes MPENKVNDRKIRILIGKVGLDGHDRGAKVIAAAFRDAGIEVIYAGLRQTPESMVEAALQEDVDAIGISILSGAHMTIFPKVKKLMDDKGLTDVLLFGGGIIPETDIEELKKLGVGELFTPGTPTYETVNYVKDWVGSHRRSQ; translated from the coding sequence ATGCCTGAAAATAAGGTTAATGACCGAAAAATACGAATTTTAATAGGAAAAGTAGGACTTGATGGTCACGACAGGGGCGCAAAAGTCATTGCAGCTGCGTTCAGAGATGCCGGAATTGAAGTGATTTATGCAGGTTTGCGTCAGACACCGGAATCAATGGTAGAAGCTGCATTGCAGGAAGACGTTGATGCAATAGGCATCAGCATTCTCAGTGGCGCACATATGACGATTTTTCCTAAAGTAAAGAAGTTAATGGACGATAAAGGTCTTACGGATGTTCTGCTTTTTGGCGGAGGCATCATACCCGAAACCGACATAGAAGAATTAAAAAAGCTTGGAGTAGGCGAGCTTTTCACACCCGGTACACCCACATACGAAACAGTCAATTATGTAAAAGACTGGGTCGGCTCCCATAGGAGGTCTCAATAG
- a CDS encoding phosphoglucomutase/phosphomannomutase family protein, which produces MNIEPVKFGTDGWRAVIAENYTFANVCRVALATARTFKNHPKIKNGIIIGYDTRFLSKEFAHAAAEMFCGEGIKTYLTSTFVTTPTISLLARDKNHAYGVMITASHNPAIYNGFKLKDEFGGSMNPDEIVKVEVELKNIGTVHPKKSAEAYLQEGILEYYDGRKYFHDYLGKKIDFGKIKSANINLVHDSMYGAGQNTVNAFLPITQLHAEINPSFGKSAPEPVEKNLSEIMELIKNGKYAMGMVTDGDADRIAIIDENGNFLDAQKTFALLLKYLHETKKLTGKVVRGFSTSDLIEKYCQKNGIELITVPIGFKHISKLMIEDDVLIGAEESGGIGIKGHLPERDGVYNGLLYAELIANTGKSISELKKEIENEFGKYFYQRIDVHTTNELVKATLEKCKSFKPGDELAGNKIININPMDGFKFQFENGWLIVRASGTEPLLRFYCETKNTDKTLDILNSAISYFNLK; this is translated from the coding sequence ATGAATATAGAACCTGTTAAATTCGGAACAGATGGCTGGCGAGCTGTAATCGCTGAAAATTACACTTTTGCGAATGTTTGCAGAGTTGCGCTTGCAACGGCAAGGACTTTTAAAAATCATCCAAAAATCAAAAACGGCATCATAATCGGTTATGATACGAGATTTTTATCAAAGGAATTTGCTCATGCAGCGGCAGAAATGTTCTGTGGAGAGGGAATTAAGACTTACCTGACTTCGACATTTGTAACAACTCCGACGATTTCACTTCTTGCAAGAGACAAAAATCATGCTTATGGTGTGATGATAACTGCGTCACATAATCCTGCAATATACAATGGGTTTAAACTTAAAGATGAGTTTGGGGGTTCGATGAATCCCGATGAGATTGTGAAAGTCGAAGTAGAGTTGAAAAATATTGGAACGGTTCATCCGAAGAAATCTGCTGAAGCATATCTGCAAGAAGGGATTTTAGAGTATTATGACGGAAGAAAATATTTTCATGATTATTTAGGAAAGAAAATTGATTTTGGAAAGATAAAATCAGCGAATATTAACTTAGTTCACGATTCAATGTATGGTGCAGGACAGAACACGGTGAACGCATTTTTGCCGATTACACAACTTCATGCCGAAATAAATCCATCATTCGGGAAAAGCGCTCCCGAACCTGTTGAGAAAAATCTTAGCGAAATAATGGAATTAATTAAAAACGGAAAGTATGCTATGGGAATGGTTACCGATGGTGATGCAGATAGAATTGCAATCATAGATGAGAACGGAAATTTTTTAGATGCGCAGAAAACTTTTGCTTTGCTTCTGAAATATTTGCACGAAACTAAGAAGCTAACAGGAAAAGTTGTGAGAGGATTTTCGACATCGGATTTAATAGAAAAATATTGCCAGAAGAATGGAATTGAACTGATAACTGTTCCGATTGGGTTTAAGCATATTTCCAAATTAATGATTGAAGATGATGTATTGATTGGCGCAGAAGAAAGCGGAGGCATCGGGATTAAAGGACATTTACCTGAACGTGACGGTGTTTATAACGGATTGCTTTATGCTGAGTTGATTGCAAATACAGGCAAGAGCATCAGCGAGCTTAAAAAAGAAATTGAAAATGAATTTGGAAAATATTTCTATCAAAGGATAGATGTTCATACTACAAATGAATTGGTGAAAGCAACTCTTGAAAAATGTAAATCATTTAAACCGGGTGATGAGCTTGCGGGAAATAAGATTATAAACATAAACCCGATGGATGGGTTTAAATTCCAGTTCGAAAACGGCTGGCTGATTGTCAGAGCATCAGGAACCGAACCGCTTTTAAGATTTTATTGTGAAACAAAAAACACTGACAAGACATTAGATATATTAAACAGTGCAATTAGTTATTTTAATTTAAAATAA
- a CDS encoding SLBB domain-containing protein has protein sequence MKTQSSSTPSSNMKINADAPELFGSISDGNVHDKTVPLEGAINPQTYIVGPNDLFNLGLYGFVNQQVPIYVSPEGSLIIPTVGEVNVNGVTLAEAKSRVVAAVKKRYYSSDVSLTLTMPRTFLVKVTGRVQGTFEVLPTMRVSEILKRLYFDTTNVSRVYTDKINEKNREQFLTQMSLRNIELVRKNGTIKKVDIYKFFVTNNDEYNPFFLEGDLLKIPNTLLQKNYVTVDGAVQLAGTYEYSENDDLETIISLGRGFDINAEPDSILLFRPYGETKGFEIINLSYDEDKNYKINNFDRVFVKYKTDYQKKVTVLVLGEVERPGYYPISFKNTHLKDVIDMAGGFTENAYLPLSIIFRSFDKEYTETKDTMEIRINERANDVIVSEKDKANFWSDVLARRGRVVVDFEKLYEQNDKSQNIILEDGDIVYVNDNKNIVYVYGQVQNEGYVPFKIGQDAEYYINRAGGFSLAADEGNTRIIKFNSRGWYKPGDIEIQSGDFIYVPKVSQTEFKDMVSIVAQITGAVVGIVTALLIYLNNR, from the coding sequence TTGAAAACTCAGTCTTCTTCAACACCAAGCAGTAATATGAAAATAAATGCGGATGCTCCGGAATTGTTTGGTTCAATAAGCGATGGCAACGTTCATGATAAGACTGTTCCATTGGAAGGCGCAATAAATCCACAGACATATATTGTGGGACCAAATGATTTGTTTAATCTCGGACTGTATGGATTTGTAAATCAACAGGTGCCGATATATGTATCTCCTGAAGGTTCTCTTATAATCCCAACTGTGGGAGAAGTTAATGTAAATGGCGTAACGCTTGCCGAGGCAAAATCAAGAGTAGTTGCGGCAGTCAAGAAAAGATATTATTCAAGCGATGTTAGTCTTACGCTTACAATGCCCAGGACTTTTCTAGTTAAAGTTACAGGAAGAGTTCAGGGAACATTTGAAGTGCTCCCGACAATGCGGGTTTCCGAAATTCTTAAAAGATTATATTTTGATACTACTAATGTTTCAAGAGTTTATACTGATAAGATTAATGAGAAAAACAGAGAACAATTTTTAACTCAAATGTCATTGAGGAACATTGAGCTTGTAAGAAAGAACGGCACAATTAAAAAAGTTGATATATATAAATTTTTTGTTACAAATAACGATGAGTATAATCCGTTTTTTCTGGAGGGTGATTTATTAAAAATCCCGAATACCTTGCTTCAGAAAAACTATGTTACGGTTGACGGTGCGGTGCAATTAGCGGGGACGTATGAATATTCTGAAAATGATGATTTGGAAACAATAATTTCATTAGGCAGAGGATTTGACATAAATGCGGAACCTGACAGCATTTTATTATTCAGACCATATGGCGAAACAAAAGGTTTTGAAATTATTAATTTATCATATGATGAGGATAAAAATTATAAAATAAATAATTTTGACCGCGTGTTTGTGAAATATAAAACTGATTATCAGAAAAAAGTTACAGTTCTGGTTCTGGGTGAAGTTGAAAGACCGGGTTATTATCCTATATCATTTAAAAATACTCATTTGAAAGATGTAATTGACATGGCCGGTGGATTCACAGAAAATGCATATTTGCCTTTAAGCATTATTTTCAGAAGTTTTGATAAAGAATATACAGAGACCAAGGATACGATGGAGATAAGAATTAATGAAAGAGCCAATGATGTTATTGTGTCAGAGAAAGATAAAGCTAATTTTTGGAGTGACGTTTTGGCACGAAGAGGCAGAGTAGTGGTTGATTTTGAAAAACTTTATGAGCAGAATGATAAATCTCAAAATATAATTTTAGAAGATGGTGATATTGTTTATGTGAATGATAACAAAAACATTGTATATGTATATGGACAGGTACAGAACGAAGGTTATGTTCCGTTTAAAATAGGTCAGGATGCTGAGTATTATATTAACCGAGCGGGAGGTTTTTCATTAGCCGCTGATGAAGGAAATACAAGAATTATAAAATTTAATTCACGCGGTTGGTATAAACCCGGAGATATTGAGATTCAATCGGGTGATTTTATATATGTTCCAAAAGTAAGCCAGACAGAATTTAAAGATATGGTAAGCATTGTTGCTCAGATAACCGGGGCAGTTGTTGGAATTGTTACAGCATTATTGATTTATTTAAATAACAGGTAA
- a CDS encoding GNVR domain-containing protein, which produces MDKLENKSLSLFELVRIIRFNIKKILIATLIVGVLSAFIAFFVLIPVFFSSSTVKSTSKGGGLGALLGGLDVGSGLGDFVEGGTTSASKELALYEDILTSRKCIEETIVKFNLNSEWEYKYMQDAVKNFRDNIMELASNKQSGVMFIGVYDKKPERAKEIVDFLIYQLNKMNVELNVQNARNNRVFIEERYLLSKKELEQAEDSLESFQNIYGVAPDLTIRAAVQGQIQIETEIKSEEVKLDILKKILTHDQPEIKAQEEKIKALYKQLEIIKNSETGNNNLSLKGSPNVAMDFLRLQRNVEIQTKILTFILPLFEQAKIEENKETPSVIIMDPSFLPEKKAKPKRMTIVLVCMFLTFALMSTFYIIKYKYIEATSDSKI; this is translated from the coding sequence ATGGATAAATTAGAAAATAAGTCATTATCATTATTTGAATTAGTAAGAATAATTCGTTTCAATATTAAAAAGATTTTAATAGCTACATTGATTGTGGGAGTTCTATCTGCTTTTATAGCCTTTTTTGTGCTTATACCCGTATTTTTTTCATCTTCAACTGTTAAATCGACTTCAAAAGGCGGGGGGTTAGGGGCATTATTAGGAGGATTGGATGTTGGAAGCGGGTTAGGAGATTTTGTAGAGGGGGGGACGACATCTGCGTCGAAAGAATTAGCACTTTATGAAGATATTTTAACCAGTAGAAAATGTATTGAAGAAACAATTGTAAAATTTAATTTGAATAGTGAATGGGAATATAAATATATGCAGGACGCTGTGAAAAATTTCAGAGATAATATAATGGAACTTGCATCCAATAAGCAATCAGGTGTTATGTTTATAGGTGTTTATGATAAAAAACCTGAACGAGCAAAAGAGATTGTAGATTTTTTAATATACCAGCTTAATAAGATGAATGTTGAGCTAAATGTACAAAATGCTAGAAATAACAGGGTATTCATAGAGGAGAGATATTTGCTTAGTAAAAAGGAACTTGAACAGGCGGAAGATAGTCTTGAATCCTTTCAAAATATATATGGTGTCGCACCAGATTTAACTATAAGAGCTGCTGTTCAAGGACAAATCCAAATAGAAACAGAGATTAAATCAGAAGAAGTTAAACTTGATATATTAAAAAAAATCTTGACTCATGATCAACCGGAAATTAAAGCTCAGGAAGAAAAGATAAAAGCGTTATATAAACAATTAGAAATTATTAAAAATAGTGAAACAGGGAATAATAATTTAAGTTTAAAAGGCAGCCCAAATGTTGCAATGGATTTCCTTAGGTTGCAAAGAAATGTTGAGATCCAAACCAAAATTCTCACGTTTATTTTGCCATTGTTTGAACAAGCAAAGATAGAAGAAAACAAAGAAACCCCTTCTGTAATAATAATGGATCCTTCATTTCTACCGGAAAAAAAAGCAAAACCTAAGAGAATGACAATTGTACTAGTTTGTATGTTCTTAACTTTTGCATTAATGAGCACTTTTTATATAATAAAATATAAATATATTGAGGCAACTAGCGATTCAAAAATATAA
- a CDS encoding O-antigen ligase family protein, with translation MKNNKYKILHIILSLSCLFGIILTQSRGVWLSLIVAIILMFINKPKKFIVLSVFLVLIFFAFSTIILDRVNSVLLFANDVSSLGRLQAWLATIILLKENYLTGYGFYTFSIYKDYVFDYYFVPVTNSHNTFLNLFFEMGVPASIIYLSFYFRSIYYCIRNMSKRMKKDENIHILLKTILLSILPFIIAFMFEPYFGFYGPINLALWLMIAIAFKINTDIKLTNQI, from the coding sequence TTGAAAAATAATAAATATAAAATTTTACATATAATATTGTCATTAAGTTGTTTATTTGGAATTATTTTAACGCAATCACGCGGAGTTTGGCTTTCACTTATAGTTGCCATAATATTAATGTTTATCAACAAGCCCAAGAAATTTATAGTCTTAAGCGTTTTCTTAGTTCTTATCTTTTTCGCATTCTCAACAATAATTCTGGATAGAGTAAATTCTGTTTTACTGTTTGCTAATGACGTATCTTCTCTCGGGAGATTACAGGCATGGCTTGCAACTATTATCTTGTTAAAGGAAAATTATTTAACAGGGTATGGTTTCTATACTTTTTCTATATATAAAGATTATGTGTTTGATTATTATTTCGTTCCAGTGACAAACTCTCATAATACTTTTCTAAATTTATTTTTTGAAATGGGTGTACCTGCTTCTATAATATACTTATCGTTTTATTTTAGAAGCATTTATTATTGCATTAGGAATATGTCTAAGAGAATGAAAAAAGATGAAAATATACATATTCTACTGAAAACAATATTGTTATCAATATTGCCTTTTATAATTGCATTTATGTTTGAGCCATATTTTGGTTTTTATGGACCAATAAATTTAGCATTATGGTTGATGATAGCAATCGCCTTTAAGATCAATACTGATATAAAATTAACTAATCAAATTTAA
- a CDS encoding oligosaccharide flippase family protein: MTSFLKATSKFTFVTIANSINSFIRTKLIAVFLNVAGVGIYAQFQTFYSLLTFATPLGLQNGIIKCTSEITSENDSEKLKLLYYDSIKLLLISSVFFSIFIFLISSQVSSLLLNDSSYSHYIMLMAFGIIFINFYYFFDSFIKGLKIIDLYVKISIISILVTIILSIPLIIYYGLMGAVAALFLTPISFSTFSVFFLNRHKLIPSPHNLFSLKFQNFSLIKHLLSIGFAFILVGVINQSSLLIVRKLTIDNLGIYSNGLLQCAFAFSINYFGIIFSSISAYLFPRFSALNSKESCNEFININYRNVIILITILFSIIYVFKNLFIIILYSNDFLPAAYLFKFQFVGDYFKAISWIFGLWLIPRFKLKLYIIAEFIFSTIFVLSCYAFLEFFSKDLSLVSASYLISQVALCSIYYFFYKTENKFKFNKGSLILTITSLFLIISVIIITDTFNNVISYIFCFILLFAWMVIILNKEEKNKIYHLLKLNRNKN, from the coding sequence ATTACGTCTTTTCTAAAAGCCACAAGCAAGTTTACATTTGTAACAATTGCAAATAGTATAAATTCCTTTATCAGGACAAAACTAATAGCAGTATTTCTGAATGTTGCAGGTGTGGGAATTTATGCTCAATTCCAAACTTTTTATTCATTATTAACATTTGCAACTCCATTAGGTTTGCAAAATGGGATAATTAAATGTACATCGGAGATCACCTCTGAAAATGATTCTGAAAAATTAAAATTATTATATTATGATTCCATAAAATTATTGCTTATTTCCTCCGTATTTTTTTCCATATTTATTTTCTTAATCTCCAGCCAAGTATCAAGTCTTTTATTAAATGATAGTAGCTACTCTCATTACATAATGTTAATGGCATTTGGAATAATATTTATAAATTTTTATTATTTTTTTGATTCTTTCATTAAGGGTTTAAAGATAATTGATTTATATGTAAAAATTTCAATAATTTCTATTTTAGTAACAATTATTTTAAGTATTCCGCTCATAATTTATTATGGATTAATGGGGGCAGTTGCTGCACTATTTTTAACTCCTATTAGCTTTAGTACCTTTTCAGTGTTTTTTTTAAATCGCCACAAATTAATTCCAAGCCCACATAATCTTTTTTCGCTAAAATTTCAGAATTTTTCTTTAATCAAGCATCTATTGTCAATAGGATTTGCATTTATATTAGTAGGTGTAATTAATCAATCATCACTCTTAATAGTTAGAAAATTAACTATAGACAATCTGGGAATTTATTCAAACGGATTATTGCAATGTGCTTTTGCTTTTTCAATAAATTATTTTGGGATTATTTTTTCATCTATTTCGGCTTATTTATTTCCTCGTTTTTCAGCATTAAATTCAAAAGAATCATGCAATGAATTTATCAATATTAATTATAGAAATGTAATAATTTTGATAACAATTCTATTTTCGATTATATATGTTTTTAAAAATCTTTTTATAATTATTTTATATTCTAATGATTTTCTGCCTGCGGCTTATCTGTTTAAATTTCAATTTGTTGGAGATTATTTTAAGGCTATAAGCTGGATTTTTGGGTTATGGCTTATTCCTAGGTTTAAATTGAAATTATATATTATAGCTGAGTTTATTTTTTCAACAATTTTTGTTTTATCTTGTTATGCTTTTTTGGAATTTTTTTCGAAAGACTTATCGTTAGTATCGGCATCTTACCTCATATCACAAGTAGCATTATGTTCAATTTATTATTTTTTTTATAAAACCGAGAATAAATTTAAATTTAACAAAGGAAGTTTAATACTGACAATTACTTCGTTATTTTTGATAATATCAGTGATTATTATTACTGATACTTTCAACAATGTAATTTCATATATATTTTGTTTTATTCTTTTGTTTGCCTGGATGGTTATTATTTTGAATAAGGAAGAAAAAAACAAAATATATCATTTATTAAAATTAAATAGAAATAAGAATTGA
- a CDS encoding glycosyltransferase yields the protein MISIILTSFNRKNLLKKSLESILNQSYRDIEVIIIDNNSTDGTEEELSTYRDPRINFFNVGSVNNLGKSRNIGISKAKGDLIAFCDDDDIWYPDKLEFQLKYVHITGVVCTDVDYVDKDNVIIKKSIFPDKISDLIFSKATLLYQNLIMVTSVLIDKEILLKAGQFDSLRYCEDYDLWMRVTDFTKIIFLNKISMAVMVHANSLSRINQNAIDMRYIIIKHQLKYIKSPDKELKIASKAGLVKSRYQLFRLLISNKRYFDSLKELFRLIPFISDINVAKFFIKVLFFKENFLLKKLN from the coding sequence TTGATCAGCATAATTCTGACTTCGTTTAATAGAAAAAATTTACTAAAAAAATCTCTTGAAAGTATATTAAATCAATCATATAGAGATATAGAAGTAATCATAATTGATAATAATTCCACTGATGGAACAGAAGAAGAGCTTTCAACTTACCGGGACCCCAGAATTAATTTTTTTAATGTAGGAAGTGTAAACAATTTAGGAAAATCAAGGAATATAGGAATTAGTAAAGCAAAAGGAGATTTAATTGCTTTTTGTGATGATGATGATATTTGGTATCCGGATAAATTAGAGTTTCAATTGAAATACGTGCATATTACAGGAGTAGTATGCACCGACGTAGATTATGTGGATAAAGATAATGTAATAATAAAAAAATCAATTTTTCCTGATAAAATATCAGATTTGATATTTAGTAAAGCTACGTTACTATACCAAAACTTAATAATGGTAACTAGTGTGCTAATAGACAAAGAAATATTATTAAAAGCAGGACAATTTGATTCTTTAAGATATTGTGAAGATTATGACTTATGGATGAGAGTTACCGATTTTACAAAAATTATTTTTTTAAATAAAATATCCATGGCAGTTATGGTTCATGCTAATAGTTTATCAAGAATTAATCAAAATGCTATCGATATGCGTTATATAATTATTAAGCATCAATTAAAATATATTAAAAGTCCAGATAAAGAATTAAAAATAGCATCAAAAGCTGGATTAGTAAAAAGCAGATATCAATTATTTAGATTATTAATATCTAATAAAAGGTATTTTGATTCTTTAAAAGAACTTTTTAGATTAATTCCGTTTATATCGGATATAAATGTTGCAAAATTTTTTATTAAGGTTCTTTTTTTTAAAGAAAATTTTTTGTTAAAAAAATTGAATTGA